Proteins found in one Asterias rubens chromosome 12, eAstRub1.3, whole genome shotgun sequence genomic segment:
- the LOC117297752 gene encoding muscarinic acetylcholine receptor DM1-like, with translation MSLHEALGHHVQEDAPMMGNGTGHHMPDHNNDFAESILISAWILVVVSGILMCVTIPSNFLVLLAFIREKKLRTYVNFFIINLCVSDLCVGLINMPLVMLESVLVLKGKGWPFGHIPCHLKEASKHIFFSTSILTILIICNDRYQAIRHPLSHLQRRTTKGALVRIAVAWGVAFSMWMTFIFVWGVVDGERALPENFCTAMYNTNHYTTGVAIALSLWIPYPLILVMYCRVYRTIQSVSAKAEGKKSKGNGKTPKSCDGSSGTAEKTEFTTSGIGSITQDQIPTVASGAVELKFCCEQNGSPLGQRSDGIPQDTTTAPHHPEKGKDSRLVLFPSTPSYREDKDVTKVAPCISYDEVKLRRSGGIRVEHKKASLTLTLVVVSYAICWLPYGIIAPITSICTMHPGAFPPLPEYFNAAVIAFSMVQSAVNPFCYAAAQPTIRRTVWKILTCSDFSPKLGIKTK, from the coding sequence ATGTCGCTCCACGAGGCGCTTGGGCATCACGTCCAAGAGGACGCGCCGATGATGGGTAACGGCACCGGGCACCACATGCCCGACCATAACAATGACTTCGCCGAGAGCATACTCATCTCAGCCTGGATCCTGGTGGTGGTGTCCGGTATCCTAATGTGCGTCACCATCCCCAGTAATTTCCTCGTACTCTTGGCGTTCATACGGGAGAAAAAACTGCGGACCTACGTTAACTTCTTCATCATTAACCTCTGCGTGTCTGACTTGTGCGTAGGGTTGATCAACATGCCCCTTGTCATGCTGGAATCCGTTTTGGTTCTCAAGGGTAAAGGCTGGCCCTTCGGCCACATTCCCTGCCACTTGAAGGAGGCCTCTAAGCACATATTTTTCTCGACATCCATCTTGACCATTCTGATTATCTGTAACGACCGTTACCAGGCGATCAGACACCCGCTAAGTCACCTCCAGCGACGCACTACCAAAGGAGCGCTGGTTCGGATTGCTGTCGCCTGGGGTGTGGCGTTCTCAATGTGGATGACGTTCATCTTCGTCTGGGGTGTGGTCGACGGAGAGAGAGCTTTACCGGAGAACTTCTGCACCGCGATGTACAACACAAACCACTACACTACGGGAGTGGCCATTGCGTTGAGCCTGTGGATTCCGTATCCActcatcttggtcatgtactGCAGGGTGTATCGTACGATCCAATCCGTCAGTGCAAAGGCCGAGGGGAAGAAATCAAAAGGCAACGGTAAGACTCCGAAGAGCTGCGACGGCTCCTCCGGGACCGCAGAGAAGACGGAGTTCACGACCTCCGGGATTGGGTCCATCACGCAGGATCAGATTCCAACCGTTGCGTCCGGGGCTGTCGAGCTGAAGTTCTGCTGCGAGCAGAATGGTTCCCCTCTCGGACAGCGCTCTGACGGTATCCCGCAAGACACCACCACGGCACCACACCACCCGGAGAAAGGTAAAGATTCCCGGTTGGTTTTGTTTCCGAGTACACCCAGCTACAGGGAAGACAAGGATGTCACCAAGGTAGCCCCGTGTATTAGCTACGATGAGGTCAAGCTTAGGCGCAGCGGTGGGATACGGGTCGAGCACAAGAAGGCCTCACTGACGCTCACCCTCGTTGTTGTCTCGTACGCCATCTGCTGGCTGCCGTACGGTATTATCGCACCAATTACTAGCATATGCACCATGCACCCAGGAGCGTTCCCGCCACTGCCGGAGTATTTCAACGCAGCGGTAATTGCTTTCTCGATGGTCCAGAGTGCGGTCAACCCATTCTGTTACGCAGCAGCTCAACCGACTATTCGCCGGACTGTTTGGAAAATATTGACGTGTTCGGATTTCTCTCCGAAGTTGGGTATTAAAACGAAATGA